A region of the Channa argus isolate prfri chromosome 3, Channa argus male v1.0, whole genome shotgun sequence genome:
aaaaaacttcAGAAAGTTCTCACATGCTTCCAGGGAAGGTTCCTCACTAACAGTCCTTGGGGCATTAAGAACAACATCTATGGTGTTAAACACAACACGAGGCTTGTGACAGTTTGACAGGATGATATTTGAAAAGTTTTccctttttgcctcttttacaaCAGCCTGATAATGACGCCAGCAGTCCTTTAAAATTTGGAATGAGACCTGCAGCTTGTCCTTCTTCCACTTTCGTTCAgcttttcagcacttttcagCCGTCTGACAGTGTGAGTTGGATGATTCAGCCCCAGCTCAGCTTTAACTTTAAGCTGCCTGGATTTTAACGAAGccaaaaaatcagttaatccagcttcaagcctacaagacataaaggcctggatgtcccgcAATTtattacttctaaactcagacaaaagtATTTGTGCCCAAAAATCTCatagatatgatgtccaaccatattgttactctagatggcataagtctggcctccagtactactgcaaggaaccttggagttatgtttgaccaggatctgtcctttaactcacatataaaacaaatctctagaacagccttcttccacctacggaacattgccaaaattaggagcatactgtctcaaagtgatgccgaaaaactggtccatgcatttgttacttctaggttggactactgtaattccctactttcaggatgccccagtaactaaagagcctgcaattaatccaaaatgctgcagcaagagtgctgactggaactagcaagagagatcatatttcaccttcactagcttctctccattggcttcccattaaatgtagaacagaatttaaaaccctgcttcttacataagAATTTCAACCACTCtccagatctctgcactggcttcctgtagctgccagcatcaggttcaaagctttgACTCCTGTATAGAGAGGGGTCAACTCAACAAGACCTGTCTACGTCatctccctcattcaggtctaaaATCCCTCCTCCCCATCACGCTCTGGCAATGAATGAATTGTGACACAAAACATCCCAGGCAAAGCTCAGCTCAGTGGTCCTACAATAGTGGAACAAGCCACCAaactctgggccaaagctcggCAGCCTCACTACctgctaaaaacagaattcCTCTGCAACTTCCcataaactaaacattttcagaaaatctTACCTGTTCTTTGACTTTCATCTAATGAAACCGAAAcacttctcatagcactttgattaaatgttttctccttgaccttgatttttgttgccttgcacctcacttgtaagtttcTTTGATCAATCATTGACAAACGGAATGAACGTGAAACACGACTAACTCTTCACTGAGCAGGTCGTCCTGAGTACGTAAAGTAAAGTAGTGAGTGAGGCCACCaagggggcagctgtagctcagttgccAGGGTAGTTGcccacggggtcagtggttcagcTCCCAGTCCCTCGTGGctacacgtcgaagtgtccttgggcaagacactgacaaTGGTGGGTCTGCTAAGAAACACCAGAGCCTCAGGTTACAACAGTGATAAAAGAAATAAGTGTCTGATGTAAGTTATCATTAATCACTGGAAGCACAACATAAAGTGGCTTTAGTTACAGATGAGCTTTGCAAAAAGGAGTCTTGACCCAGGACTAGCCACAGGAAGAAGGAAAGACCAGGCAGCCAGCTGATTAACTTTTAGGTCAGTGGACAAACGACCAGTACAGATTATAATGTTTAGAAAGATCAGATAGATATGAAGCAGCACTTCCATGTAAGACTTAATAGGTCAAAACAAGCACTTTATGTATTGCATTTGAGTTGGTTCAAGTCAGATTGATTGATAGGTTACATTTTAACAACTTCAACTAAGCTAACTAACAACTAAGCAACTTGTTACACCAGAGAAAAAGAATTTCAGAATGATGAAACTGCAGAGAAGGGACTATGGCAAAGCAGGAGGGAGGAAGAAGATCAGTGTCCAAGAGAGACACTGAAATACAGAAGGGAGGAGACAGACGAATGAAAGATACATCAGATATATTACACAGAACACTGCTCAGAAAGCTGCAAGTGTTTAGCAGCTTCTCATCTCCTCCTGTCTGATGATGGAGGAAGCTGAACTCTGCTTTCCACATCTCAACACCTCCTGCAAGAAACTGTCACCACCTTACTCTGGCACAATGCTCATTTACACTGTACTGTCCTTTATCTCTGTGCTCACTGTGcttctcaacctgctggtcatcatctccatctcccacttcaggcagagatTCATGTCTTAGCTTTGatcatatgttgtttatatcACTGAGTGATCtctgaacttttatttaaaaacactgtgtttCGAATTGTCAAGACTTACTATTGGTgataatgctgtgtgtgttcatatttgttCGTATGATATTTTCTCACTGCAGGCAGCTTCGCACcaccaccaacctcctcctcctctctctggctgtctcagattTCCTTGTGGGCCTCCTTGTGATGCCTTTTCAAATCCTCTTAATAGAAAGCTGCTGGATGCTGGGTGACCTGGTGTGTGTCCTATACTATTTTCTACTCTGTATCACTGTTTGCACCTCAGTAGCAAACATGGTTCTGATATCAGCTGATCGTTATGTGGCtatctgtgaccctctgcaCTATTCCAGCAAAGTCACTGTCAGAAGAGTTCAAGTCTCTGTTCTCCTGTGTTgggtttactgtgttttctacaGTTTCATGTTGTTATATGACAACCTgaaacaaccaggcaggtacaactcctgctatggagaaTGTGTGGTGAACACACCTTTACTTGTTGACCTTGTGTTAACCTTCATCATTCCCATCTCTGCCATCATCAtcctgtatgtgagagtgtttgtggtggctgtgtctcaggctcgtgccatgcgctcacACATCACAGCTGTTACACTGCAGTgttcagtgactgtaactgtgaagaaatcagagctgaaagcagcgaggactctgggtgttgttgttgctgtgtttcttatttgtttctgtccatattattgtgtctctctctctgaccttCTGATACAGTCTTCAATTAATGCCTTCATCGTTTTCGTAATACTTTttaactcctgtctaaaccctgtgatctacgccttcttctacccctggtttagaaaatctgttaaGCTCATTGTTACACTAGAGATACTGCATCCTAACTCCTGTGGGATCAATGTGCTGTAGAGACTGAAAAGAGACACATGAGCTCTTCTGTTAAAGAGCATGTTGCTGAAGgttgttacattttaatgttaatatgtgaaatgatattttgtttgttatcaCTTTCTTCATCATCCGTAACATTAAGACAcaagtgctcacctgacccacctggAGCAACGTGTGCatcagtgtcttacccaaggacaccttaacacatagccaggagggaccaggaatAAAACCACTGACCATGTGACCTTGTCAACTAAGTCCACCTGTGCCCGACGCTACACTGCACTTTAGTCAGATTATTCCGGTGCTATGATTCGTCTACTACGTTATGCATTCACACCCCATGCTGAAAATGATTTGGGTAACTGGTAGTGATTAAAACTTACTCAAAGATAATGTAGATATCtcgtttcatttcttttcaggtAAAAAAATCACCAAATACAGTGAAGTTTAAATATTGTACTGCATGCAATACACGAGCCACAAGCCCCACTCaacttttacaatattattagaaaatattcatCATATTTTGAccaaaatgttgctgttttcaCTAGAACTAATAGAATTAGATATGTTAGTTGAGCTGTGTATAATCAGATCATGTACAAAAACTCACATGTATAAACAGGCTGTGTATCCACTATATGAACAAGTGTATAAACAGCAAATTAAAGCACCAGTAAAAACATGTTAGGACTAAGACTGTTGCTGTCCCACAGACTGTCAGACCACTTGAGACAAATTAGTATTTTAGGGCTATATAATACTAACGACCACATaaaggtttgtttatttttctttttaaattttaaattaattaatacattttaaaatgggagacatcatttgtttttgggTCACTTTTCTGCACAGCTGATCTGTCTCCTTGTGTCTCTTTGCACTGTTAATGACCTGAGTCATTCcttgtgttattattgttatgttgtctctctctcctcctcttcgtGTGTTTTGTATGGGGGTTTCTGAGGGGGGAGGGAGCTAATGTTAAAGTACACTCTGACATCTGTTAATTGGCTTTGATAGTAAAAGTTTGCTCCTTAACACAGATGAACGTTTCCAAGACACAAAAGGAAGTTTGCCTAAACTAACTGTGTGTGAGCAATTAGACAAATACTCAAGTGTCCATTAGGCACAAATCTCACTTTCACTTAGTTTTCACCACCCACTGCTGAAGGTCTGATCTTGAAATAACCTCTGGATTAAACCATGTAGCCCCTGATGTGAAGTTATTGTAACAGAACTCGTATTTAAAACCAAGAAATTATTCAGAAATTTGGTCCAAACATTCTATTTCCATAAAAGTAGCATATTGACTTTGTTTTCGGATCCCTGGTCTGCAGGGATCCGAAAACAAATGCAGGACATGTTCCTCACAGAAGATTACACATTCCCACCTGCTCACcctcacccagaccactttgtcCAGCTCTTTTTCACTGActctgtggaactgccagtctgcagtaaACAAGCTGACTTCATTCCAGTTTTTGCCACACAGTCACCTGTTCCATTACTGGTACCTGCAGAAACCTGGATCACCCCAGCGGCACTCTCCACCATTTTGCCTTTTCTCACACTCCTCGTCCATCAGGATGTGGAGGTGGGGCTGGAATTCCCATCACTGACAGCTGGAAGTTTCCCTCTATGGCAGCCTTCAATGTCTGTCAACATTAGAACATCTTGCCATCAGGATTACTGCACCAAATACTGTCCGTGTAATTGTTATCAATCAACCACCAGACCACCTGGGAAAGTTCTGTGATGAGCTTGACATGCTGCTTTCCCACTTCCCTGAAGAAGACACTCCTCTCACTCAGTTAGACAAACCACGAACACCTTCTTCTTTAACTCTGTCTGTTTAGTCTCTGCCCCATGTCTTCCAGGGGACCGAGACTCCTCTGACAAGATCCATGATTAATGTACCTTGCTAAGAAGTTCTAAGAGGAAGTGGTGCAAATCCAGGAGAGCGTCACCAAGGCAAAACATTAATACTACAAAGGTAGTATAGGAACCACAAGGGAGCCAATCCAgtttcttcttgtgccagtcccaagtgtGGATAAATGCTGAGGGTTGCGTCCGGAAGGGCATCCGTAATGTCGTAATTTTGTCAAAAATGCAAATCacgacttccataccggatcggtcagGGCCCAGGTTAAATACGaccgccactggtgctgttgacctgcagggtaccggtggaaattagACTACTGCTgttcaaagaaggagaggaggaaggtgtgtttgtagacagagagagaagagacagctaagaatgtaggactgacagtagggactttgaatgttgggactatgacagggaaggatagagagttgatcgacatgatgcagagaaggaaggtggacatactgtgtgtccaggaaaccaggtggaaaggtagcaaggctagaagcttaggaccagggttcaagttgttctaccatgggtcagataggaagagaaatggagtaggagttatactgaaagaggagtttgtgaggaatgttctagaggtgaaaagagtatcagacaggttgataagtctgaagctggaaattgaagacgtgatgttcaatgttgttagtggttatgccccacaggtaggatgtgagttagaagagaaggaaaaattctggagtgagttagatgaagtgatgcagagcatctccagaggtgagagaatggtgattggtgcagatttcaatggagatgtaggtgaagggaacaagGTCTtaactttcctcttctctctctacctaCCAACacaccttccttctctccttcttttaCCAATAGTAGCCTATTCGCACGTTTGATACCAGTATTGTCATCATCTGACACTCTTGTCCACTTCCTGCCCCGGACTTTTATTTcattcctccttttctccacttcctgtccccaggtTTCATCTCCAGCTTACCAGTCATCACCGCTCacaattgctttcacctgttcccctgccgttttaaacccagctctcccctcgATTTGCTGTTGGATCGTTGCCTTTGCACATCTCTGCAATCTGTGCCTCACCCTGTCTTTGAGTTTCCCCTGTCTCGTGGTTTTTTTGGACTCTTGCCTCTGCTCTGGTGCATTTCTGTTACCCACATCTTGGTCTAAGGTTTGGTTATCGTTTTGTCTCCTTACGTTTGCTCCGTTTTTCACAGGTTCTGTAGCTGTTTAGCCATTTCAATTATCCCCGTCCTTTATCTATGTCTACTTCTTAGTTTGGTTTGGTTCAGGCTCTGTATTTTTGTCAACCCTCGGCT
Encoded here:
- the LOC137124315 gene encoding trace amine-associated receptor 13c-like, which encodes MEEAELCFPHLNTSCKKLSPPYSGTMLIYTVLSFISVLTVLLNLLVIISISHFRQLRTTTNLLLLSLAVSDFLVGLLVMPFQILLIESCWMLGDLVCVLYYFLLCITVCTSVANMVLISADRYVAICDPLHYSSKVTVRRVQVSVLLCWVYCVFYSFMLLYDNLKQPGRYNSCYGECVVNTPLLVDLVLTFIIPISAIIILYVRVFVVAVSQARAMRSHITAVTLQCSVTVTVKKSELKAARTLGVVVAVFLICFCPYYCVSLSDLLIQSSINAFIVFVILFNSCLNPVIYAFFYPWFRKSVKLIVTLEILHPNSCGINVL